A single Sutterella megalosphaeroides DNA region contains:
- a CDS encoding flavocytochrome c has protein sequence MARHSIRILRATTLALALCGTALAAPVTTEGTGVGKHGDVTVAVMFDGGKITAIDVKSSLENPILAKGVFTEMKDAMVRYNSADVDVVAGATLSSEALRSAVKAAAEKAGVTLAGPVVVAKRAPKVPEKNVYDVVVVGSGGAGFSAAITAHDAGASVVILEKMPTVGGNSLISGAEMAAAGSWVQQKLGIKDSVEQHFQDTMKGGDNLGDPAVVRAMVEGALPAALWCRDEIGVEFVEDNLFHFGGHSVKRSLIPKGATGSEFISKFMTAAEKRKIPIVTGMKAEELLRDADGRVTGVRAVMDGKDYVFEARRGTVLATGGFAANVDMRTKANPFYGAGFKTTNMPGAQGDGIVMAEKIGAAVANMDQIQTYPMCDPVSGAIELIDDARFEGAILINQEGRRFVEELERRDVMSKAILAQTGQYCYALFNQKVEDRAHAVQNHQDEVAVFSRTGILYKGETLKDVADHFKIPLDALEDTVKKVSSYAKTGKDLDFNYRGKFEDLTTGPYWIYRGVPSVHHTMGGLKINPKAQVLDAKGNPIPGLWAAGEVTGVTHGSNRLGSNAYADIIVFGRIAGEEAAKAEVK, from the coding sequence ATGGCTCGACATTCCATCCGCATCCTGCGCGCCACAACGTTGGCGCTCGCCCTCTGCGGCACTGCGCTTGCCGCTCCCGTCACCACTGAAGGTACGGGCGTCGGGAAACACGGCGACGTCACGGTAGCCGTGATGTTCGACGGCGGCAAGATCACCGCGATCGACGTCAAATCGTCGCTTGAAAATCCCATTCTCGCCAAAGGCGTCTTCACGGAGATGAAGGACGCCATGGTCCGCTACAACAGTGCGGACGTCGACGTCGTGGCGGGTGCCACGCTCTCGTCCGAAGCCCTGCGCTCGGCTGTCAAGGCCGCTGCCGAAAAGGCGGGCGTGACGTTGGCGGGTCCCGTCGTGGTCGCAAAGCGCGCCCCGAAGGTCCCCGAAAAGAACGTCTATGATGTCGTAGTTGTCGGCTCGGGCGGCGCGGGCTTTTCCGCCGCCATTACCGCGCACGACGCGGGTGCGAGCGTCGTGATTCTCGAAAAGATGCCCACCGTCGGCGGCAACTCCCTCATTTCCGGTGCGGAAATGGCGGCCGCAGGCTCCTGGGTGCAACAGAAGCTCGGCATCAAGGATTCGGTCGAGCAACATTTCCAGGACACGATGAAGGGCGGTGACAACCTCGGCGACCCCGCGGTTGTGCGTGCGATGGTTGAAGGGGCTCTGCCCGCCGCACTCTGGTGCCGAGATGAAATCGGCGTCGAATTCGTCGAAGACAACCTCTTTCACTTCGGCGGTCACTCCGTCAAGCGCTCCCTCATCCCGAAGGGCGCGACGGGCTCGGAATTTATTTCGAAATTCATGACGGCAGCCGAAAAGCGCAAGATCCCGATCGTCACGGGCATGAAGGCCGAAGAGCTCCTGCGCGATGCCGACGGGCGTGTGACGGGCGTGCGGGCCGTCATGGACGGGAAGGACTACGTCTTCGAAGCGCGCCGCGGGACGGTGCTTGCCACGGGCGGCTTTGCCGCGAACGTCGACATGCGCACGAAGGCGAATCCCTTCTACGGCGCGGGCTTCAAGACGACGAACATGCCGGGCGCTCAGGGCGACGGCATCGTGATGGCGGAGAAAATCGGCGCGGCCGTTGCCAACATGGACCAAATCCAGACCTACCCGATGTGTGACCCGGTCTCGGGCGCAATCGAGCTGATCGACGACGCGCGCTTTGAAGGCGCCATCCTCATCAACCAGGAGGGGCGCCGCTTTGTCGAGGAACTCGAACGCCGCGACGTCATGAGCAAGGCCATTCTCGCTCAGACGGGTCAGTACTGCTACGCGCTCTTCAATCAGAAGGTCGAGGATCGCGCGCATGCCGTGCAGAACCATCAGGACGAGGTTGCGGTCTTCAGTCGCACGGGCATTCTCTACAAGGGCGAAACCTTGAAGGACGTCGCCGACCATTTCAAGATTCCGCTCGACGCCCTCGAAGACACGGTGAAGAAGGTCTCCTCGTACGCTAAGACCGGGAAGGACCTCGACTTCAACTACCGCGGGAAATTCGAAGACCTCACGACCGGGCCCTACTGGATCTACCGCGGCGTGCCGTCGGTGCACCACACGATGGGCGGCTTGAAGATCAACCCGAAGGCTCAGGTGCTCGATGCGAAGGGGAATCCCATCCCGGGGCTCTGGGCCGCGGGCGAGGTGACGGGCGTCACGCACGGTTCGAACCGCCTCGGCTCCAACGCCTACGCCGACATCATCGTCTTCGGACGGATTGCGGGTGAAGAAGCCGCGAAGGCCGAAGTGAAGTAA
- a CDS encoding tyrosine-type recombinase/integrase — MSAAAPIVLAANAPFALSTDVRKPASNPALVYLAGLHSRNSRVSMTSKLNVVARLLGWTDIYDCPWQELRADYVIGILTKLAEEGGRPRADGEPRGRQGTCINCYLSAIKGVAKAAWLSKRLPYETFLEISAVKGVRVSREMAGRSLSYRESGKLIRVLEETDIRTVRDRAMLLLMLGCGLRRGEIPDLRFEDYDREDASLTLIGKGDKERTVYLPDEVAEALDAWIDGFRGKAPGRMFGRIRKNGELSLATALDPRSVGLILKTRLDEAGIDERTTPHDLRRTFATRLLDDKVDIVTIKNMMGHANIQTTTRYDRRDDETQKRAARNVRL; from the coding sequence ATGTCCGCCGCCGCCCCGATCGTTCTAGCCGCGAACGCGCCGTTCGCTCTTTCGACCGACGTTCGCAAACCCGCGAGCAATCCCGCGCTCGTCTATCTCGCGGGACTCCATTCCCGGAACTCCCGCGTTTCGATGACCTCGAAGTTGAATGTCGTCGCGCGCCTTCTCGGCTGGACCGACATCTACGACTGCCCCTGGCAGGAGCTGCGCGCCGACTACGTGATCGGAATTCTCACGAAACTCGCGGAAGAGGGCGGCCGGCCGCGCGCGGACGGCGAACCGCGCGGGCGGCAGGGTACCTGCATCAACTGCTACTTGTCGGCGATCAAAGGCGTGGCGAAGGCGGCCTGGCTCTCGAAGCGCCTTCCCTACGAGACGTTCCTCGAAATCTCGGCCGTGAAGGGCGTTCGGGTTTCCCGCGAAATGGCGGGGCGCTCGCTTTCCTACCGAGAGAGCGGAAAACTCATTCGCGTGCTCGAAGAAACCGACATCCGCACGGTGCGCGATCGGGCAATGCTGCTTCTCATGTTGGGCTGCGGCCTGCGACGCGGGGAAATTCCGGATCTTCGATTCGAGGACTACGACCGGGAGGACGCGTCGCTCACCCTTATCGGTAAGGGGGACAAGGAGCGCACGGTCTATCTTCCCGATGAAGTGGCGGAGGCGCTCGACGCCTGGATCGACGGCTTCCGCGGCAAAGCACCCGGCCGCATGTTCGGGAGGATTCGAAAGAACGGGGAACTGAGTCTCGCGACGGCGCTCGACCCGCGCAGCGTCGGTCTCATTTTGAAGACGCGCCTCGACGAAGCCGGAATCGATGAGCGTACCACGCCGCATGACCTGCGCCGAACGTTCGCGACACGACTTCTCGACGACAAGGTCGACATCGTGACGATCAAGAACATGATGGGGCACGCCAACATTCAGACCACCACCCGCTACGACCGCCGCGACGACGAAACCCAGAAACGCGCCGCCCGCAACGTTCGTTTGTGA
- a CDS encoding LexA family protein codes for MDCLAIAEVEMTASCGFPSPAMDYRVDELDVASYFVREPAATYIVTARGDSMIEAGILDGDKLFVDRSLEPRNGDIVLAFFDGSFTVKRLVLKNGRPELHPENSSGKYSVLRPDPESLSIEGVVVSCGRTFRR; via the coding sequence TTGGACTGCCTCGCCATTGCCGAAGTCGAGATGACGGCAAGTTGCGGCTTTCCTTCGCCCGCGATGGACTATCGGGTCGACGAACTCGACGTTGCATCCTACTTCGTGCGCGAGCCAGCAGCGACCTACATCGTGACCGCGCGCGGGGACTCCATGATCGAAGCGGGCATTCTAGACGGGGACAAATTGTTCGTCGATCGGTCGCTCGAACCGAGAAACGGGGACATCGTGCTGGCGTTTTTCGACGGGAGCTTCACCGTGAAGCGCCTTGTGTTGAAGAACGGTCGCCCCGAATTGCATCCGGAAAATTCGAGCGGCAAGTATTCGGTCCTGCGACCCGACCCCGAGAGCCTTTCGATCGAAGGCGTCGTGGTGTCGTGCGGTCGGACGTTTCGTCGGTAA
- a CDS encoding Y-family DNA polymerase yields MARICFHLDANSFYASCERLFRPDLRTKPVVVLSNNDGCIVALTREAKALGLKRGTPLFQIREILEKNEVAVFSSNYELYQSISDRVASIIVRAVPELERYSIDEVFGDLTGLPKHPDDVVREIRSTILQWTRIPCCAGIAPTKTLAKLCDHFAKTYPAFGGQLNWFDLTPERRVRALALTPIRKIWGIGGRMAEKLGNMGVQTAADFLKIPSGSIRRIFGVVLECTHLELQGVECLPLEPTPKQRLQICRSRSFGEPCFEIEDIKASVTTHIAESTRMLRRESLTAKRLRVYFFTDPFRTDLPSYAADVEREFFEPTNDVLELTCAALDLVDRMFRKGFAYKKAGIILTDLVGLRERDAERSLFAEPESDLKKERSRELMATLDGLEKRFGKGTVVPAAALLSSRWRMKQDRKSRCSTTRWDELIETAS; encoded by the coding sequence ATGGCGCGCATCTGCTTTCACCTTGACGCGAATTCCTTTTACGCGTCGTGCGAACGGCTCTTTCGTCCCGACCTGCGAACGAAGCCCGTGGTGGTCTTGTCGAACAACGACGGCTGCATCGTCGCGCTCACCCGCGAGGCGAAGGCACTGGGACTCAAGCGCGGCACGCCGCTCTTTCAAATCCGTGAAATCCTTGAGAAAAACGAGGTCGCGGTCTTTTCGTCGAACTACGAACTCTATCAGTCGATCTCGGATCGGGTTGCCTCGATCATCGTGCGTGCGGTGCCCGAACTCGAACGCTATTCGATCGACGAGGTCTTTGGCGATCTGACGGGGCTCCCGAAACACCCCGACGATGTGGTTCGAGAAATTCGCTCGACCATCTTGCAGTGGACGCGCATTCCCTGCTGTGCGGGCATCGCCCCGACGAAGACGCTCGCCAAGTTGTGCGACCACTTCGCCAAAACCTACCCCGCGTTCGGCGGGCAACTCAATTGGTTCGATCTGACGCCCGAGCGCCGGGTGCGGGCGCTCGCCCTCACCCCAATCCGGAAAATCTGGGGGATCGGCGGACGCATGGCCGAGAAACTCGGAAACATGGGCGTTCAGACCGCGGCCGACTTTCTGAAAATCCCCTCGGGGAGCATTCGTCGGATTTTCGGGGTCGTCCTCGAATGCACTCACCTCGAACTTCAAGGGGTCGAATGCCTTCCGCTTGAACCGACCCCGAAGCAGCGGCTTCAGATTTGTCGGTCGCGTAGTTTCGGGGAACCGTGCTTCGAAATCGAGGACATCAAGGCGTCGGTCACGACGCACATCGCCGAGTCGACGCGGATGCTCCGACGGGAGTCGCTCACCGCGAAGCGTCTGCGGGTCTACTTCTTCACGGATCCCTTCCGCACCGACCTCCCCTCTTACGCTGCGGACGTCGAGCGGGAATTCTTCGAGCCGACGAACGACGTCCTCGAACTCACTTGCGCCGCGCTCGATCTCGTCGACCGGATGTTCCGAAAAGGGTTCGCCTACAAAAAAGCGGGGATCATTCTGACCGATCTCGTGGGTCTCCGGGAGCGCGACGCCGAGCGCTCCCTCTTCGCGGAACCCGAGAGCGACCTCAAAAAGGAGCGGAGCCGCGAACTCATGGCGACGCTTGACGGACTCGAGAAGCGCTTCGGTAAAGGGACGGTCGTCCCCGCCGCGGCGCTCCTTTCCTCCCGATGGCGGATGAAGCAGGATCGAAAATCCCGGTGCTCCACGACGCGGTGGGACGAACTGATTGAGACCGCGTCGTGA
- a CDS encoding DUF4241 domain-containing protein, translating into MTNAEPLAHDESVNPDSAIGGERLGIVESRPTLLSNVSEGTIVPTDEWLEKYQSIKDKLVCKTDLDAQFTEKVIGGMAVDVLDIGTVHFPTGTVFACDPLMALEETPPFIQTIPAGTYPVKICVVPSKKYGNRYACVKVAIRTEKPVRYELGMTGHEDLSQDLSEGEFFGFDVDAGMGCIADVRTQAAFKDYWAKRLEEDPDIDPYNDLFSDLLEENAKAHPKYQEEYGDWLNWTVPDTDCNLPVFASGWGDGCYPVYFGYDAKGDVCAVYVRFIDIEESYPNRDS; encoded by the coding sequence TTGACAAACGCCGAGCCGCTGGCTCATGATGAATCCGTCAATCCTGACTCTGCAATTGGAGGAGAGCGGCTCGGCATCGTCGAAAGCCGACCGACGCTCCTCTCAAACGTCTCGGAGGGAACGATCGTGCCGACCGACGAATGGCTTGAGAAATACCAATCCATCAAGGACAAACTCGTCTGCAAAACGGACTTGGACGCCCAATTTACAGAGAAGGTTATTGGAGGTATGGCGGTCGACGTGCTCGACATCGGGACCGTGCATTTCCCGACCGGAACGGTCTTCGCATGTGACCCGCTGATGGCGTTGGAAGAGACGCCGCCCTTTATTCAGACGATCCCCGCCGGGACCTATCCCGTCAAAATCTGCGTAGTTCCCAGCAAGAAATACGGTAACCGCTACGCCTGCGTCAAGGTGGCGATCCGAACGGAAAAGCCCGTTCGCTACGAGTTGGGCATGACAGGTCACGAAGACCTGAGCCAAGACTTGAGCGAGGGGGAATTTTTCGGATTCGACGTCGATGCCGGGATGGGTTGCATAGCAGACGTTCGGACGCAGGCGGCCTTCAAAGACTACTGGGCCAAGCGCCTGGAAGAAGACCCCGACATCGATCCCTACAACGACCTGTTCTCCGATCTGCTCGAAGAAAACGCGAAAGCTCACCCAAAGTATCAGGAAGAGTACGGCGACTGGCTCAACTGGACGGTGCCCGACACCGACTGCAATCTGCCCGTCTTCGCTTCCGGCTGGGGCGACGGCTGCTATCCCGTCTACTTCGGGTACGACGCCAAGGGCGACGTTTGCGCCGTGTACGTACGCTTCATCGACATCGAAGAGAGCTACCCGAACCGGGATTCCTGA
- a CDS encoding DMT family transporter, which translates to MFSNQTRGILLALSAGLCWGVMSVVAQHLFSILGFKPSDLVSVRLLASGAILIATEYLLQRKNVVRPVFTRENFPSVVLYGAGVLTGQYSLFLAISYTNAGTATVLLTTVPLLILLWLALHDGRRILPHELFCFVSALFGVGCLVTKGDLSTLDFSFAGAGFALLSAAAGAFTTIQPQKLLSRIGPGLTSGWGLFAGGCLISVVNPPWAADVVWSPEAIASCLVIIVVGTVLAFRFYLASTKLISPAVSGLLLSSQPLSAVVLSSLFLGVTFGPWELVGAGAVLLNLVILSLNRPKRALHPASETAKSAES; encoded by the coding sequence ATGTTCAGCAACCAAACTCGAGGCATCCTTCTTGCCTTGTCGGCCGGCCTCTGTTGGGGGGTCATGAGCGTCGTCGCCCAGCATCTTTTCTCGATCCTCGGCTTCAAACCGTCCGACCTCGTCTCGGTACGGCTCCTCGCCTCGGGCGCCATCCTCATCGCAACCGAGTACCTCCTGCAGCGCAAGAACGTCGTGCGGCCGGTTTTCACCCGCGAGAACTTTCCCTCGGTCGTGCTTTACGGCGCGGGCGTACTGACGGGGCAATACTCGCTCTTTCTCGCGATCTCCTACACCAACGCGGGTACGGCCACAGTGCTCCTCACGACGGTGCCGCTCCTGATCCTTCTCTGGCTCGCCTTACACGACGGGCGCCGCATCCTGCCGCACGAGCTCTTCTGCTTCGTTTCGGCCCTTTTCGGCGTCGGCTGCCTCGTGACGAAGGGGGACCTCTCCACGCTCGACTTTTCCTTCGCGGGTGCCGGTTTCGCGCTCCTCTCCGCGGCGGCGGGCGCCTTCACGACCATTCAACCGCAGAAGCTCCTCTCGCGCATCGGCCCGGGGCTCACGTCGGGGTGGGGTCTTTTCGCAGGCGGCTGTTTGATCAGCGTTGTGAATCCTCCTTGGGCGGCCGACGTCGTGTGGTCGCCGGAGGCCATCGCCTCGTGCCTCGTCATCATCGTCGTCGGGACGGTGCTCGCGTTTCGCTTTTATCTCGCGAGCACGAAGCTCATTTCGCCCGCGGTCTCCGGACTGCTGCTTTCCAGCCAGCCGCTTTCCGCGGTAGTGCTTTCGTCCCTCTTTCTCGGCGTGACGTTCGGGCCCTGGGAGTTGGTCGGGGCAGGCGCCGTGCTCCTTAACCTCGTGATTCTTTCGCTCAACCGCCCGAAGCGGGCTCTGCATCCGGCATCCGAAACCGCAAAATCCGCCGAATCGTAA
- a CDS encoding GNAT family N-acetyltransferase — protein sequence MTQSVRILDYIHAPCTGAELAAFITEAFATAVHKDGTEAELVHRLRNDPARALQFPNEFVALDEETQELVGHVLLSRTTITTAYGDEIGAVLLAPICVKQERRSRGIGSVLIEECLRQCRLANEKWMVVLGDPAYYGRFGFRLFAEYGLTVEGDPAGELLPYSQVLALTDPAEKPELLDKARVDFLMGYAESDSSSVTVTMA from the coding sequence ATGACGCAGTCCGTCCGCATTCTCGACTACATCCACGCTCCGTGCACCGGGGCCGAACTCGCCGCCTTCATTACGGAAGCGTTTGCCACCGCCGTTCATAAGGACGGTACCGAAGCCGAGCTCGTTCACCGTCTTCGCAACGACCCGGCCCGTGCGCTTCAGTTCCCCAACGAATTCGTCGCACTTGACGAAGAAACGCAGGAACTCGTCGGGCACGTGCTGCTTTCCCGCACGACGATCACGACCGCCTACGGCGACGAGATCGGGGCCGTCCTCCTCGCCCCCATTTGCGTGAAGCAGGAACGGCGCTCGCGCGGCATCGGTTCGGTCCTCATCGAAGAGTGCCTCCGTCAGTGCCGCCTTGCCAACGAAAAGTGGATGGTCGTCTTGGGCGATCCCGCCTACTACGGGCGATTCGGCTTCCGTCTCTTTGCCGAGTACGGCCTCACGGTCGAGGGCGATCCCGCGGGTGAGCTCCTCCCCTACAGCCAGGTCCTCGCCTTGACGGATCCCGCCGAGAAGCCCGAGCTCCTCGACAAGGCCCGCGTCGACTTCCTCATGGGCTACGCCGAATCCGACTCGAGCTCGGTGACGGTGACGATGGCCTGA
- a CDS encoding GIY-YIG nuclease family protein — MSSTVTPAPPSSGNDEKAGYVYILTNESFREDWIKIGKSARPVNVRSKELDNTAVPLPFSIYATIRTVKYHEVEKHVHKLIDRLTHLRIRRNREFFNVPPQLALETFRDLAAIIDDAVITLYEDNKPVREERPSQGALPGPVAPKKPSKAEPAAPESGPERSGCRASRFRFDMVGIREGGGDRFRADRSRGSCRRRQQNRILGENLHTLGLYEGFHTGRQEEPLRRLSRPALLLVSRREFAGPSSQGRGCAFVRAVTIGRPCRALSPIYFENRKLFGDSP, encoded by the coding sequence ATGAGCTCAACCGTGACCCCTGCGCCTCCGTCTTCCGGCAACGACGAGAAAGCCGGCTACGTCTATATCCTCACCAACGAAAGCTTCCGAGAAGACTGGATCAAGATCGGCAAGAGCGCGCGCCCCGTGAACGTGCGCTCCAAGGAGCTCGACAACACGGCCGTGCCGCTTCCGTTTTCGATCTACGCAACGATCCGTACCGTCAAGTACCATGAAGTCGAAAAACACGTTCACAAGCTCATTGACCGGCTCACACACCTGCGTATCCGCCGGAACCGCGAGTTTTTCAACGTTCCGCCGCAACTTGCGCTTGAAACGTTCCGCGACCTCGCCGCGATCATCGACGACGCTGTGATCACGCTCTACGAAGACAACAAACCCGTCCGCGAAGAGCGCCCGAGCCAAGGGGCGCTGCCCGGACCCGTGGCGCCGAAGAAGCCCTCGAAGGCCGAGCCGGCGGCGCCCGAGAGCGGCCCCGAGCGTTCGGGCTGTCGCGCCTCGCGTTTCCGCTTCGATATGGTTGGGATCCGTGAGGGGGGAGGCGATCGTTTTCGAGCCGACCGGAGTCGAGGTTCGTGTCGTCGCCGACAACAAAATCGAATACTTGGGGAAAACCTACACACTCTCGGGCTTTACGAGGGATTTCATACCGGAAGGCAAGAGGAACCGCTCCGGCGCTTATCAAGGCCCGCTTTACTTCTCGTATCAAGGCGAGAATTTGCAGGCCCTTCGTCTCAAGGCCGAGGCTGCGCATTCGTCCGAGCGGTAACCATCGGTCGACCCTGTCGGGCCTTGAGCCCGATATACTTCGAGAATCGCAAACTTTTCGGAGACTCGCCATGA
- a CDS encoding RNA-guided endonuclease InsQ/TnpB family protein — MLKALRVRLYPTPEQAHFLRGQFGAVRFVWNKGLYLKRHFYRVKGTNLDPVHDLKKLLAVAKRHPKYAWLKDYDSMALQESLRNLGSAFSRFFKKQAGFPHFKSRRGEQSSYHCTCVSVGEDFIKVPKMDPIKAVIHRQVEGKVKSITLKLDTCGDFFASILYDDGKSNAVKPKAVRVSEVVGFDVGLKSFGTDSNGRKIEAPKAYRRARKRLAKAQRSLSRKQKGSANREKARRRLAKQHRRVARIRKDFLNKVSRKLVNESQALVVETLKIKNMLKNHHLAGAIADASWGEFVRMTEYKAEREGRYVVHVDTYFPSSKTCSQCGYKRDELDLSVRSWTCPKCGAHLDRDVNAAVNLKAEGIRMLRANGLVVLRA, encoded by the coding sequence ATGCTTAAAGCCCTCCGTGTACGACTCTACCCCACGCCCGAACAAGCGCACTTCCTGCGCGGCCAATTCGGCGCCGTGCGGTTCGTTTGGAACAAGGGCCTCTATCTCAAGCGGCATTTTTACCGCGTCAAGGGAACCAATCTCGATCCCGTCCACGACCTGAAGAAACTTCTTGCCGTCGCCAAACGACATCCGAAGTACGCGTGGCTCAAGGACTACGACAGCATGGCGTTGCAGGAGAGCCTGCGCAATCTCGGTTCCGCCTTCTCGCGCTTCTTCAAGAAGCAGGCGGGCTTCCCGCACTTCAAGAGCCGACGCGGCGAGCAATCGAGTTATCACTGCACTTGCGTTTCCGTCGGAGAGGATTTCATCAAAGTCCCAAAGATGGACCCTATCAAGGCGGTGATCCACCGCCAGGTGGAGGGCAAGGTGAAGAGCATCACGCTCAAGCTCGATACCTGCGGTGATTTCTTTGCCTCAATCCTTTACGACGACGGGAAGAGCAATGCGGTCAAGCCGAAAGCCGTGCGTGTCTCCGAGGTTGTCGGGTTCGACGTGGGACTCAAGTCCTTCGGAACCGACTCGAACGGCCGCAAGATCGAAGCACCGAAGGCATATCGCCGTGCACGAAAGCGTCTCGCAAAGGCGCAGCGGTCTCTGTCCCGCAAACAGAAGGGAAGCGCGAATCGGGAGAAAGCGCGTCGTCGCTTGGCCAAACAGCATCGACGCGTAGCCCGCATTCGGAAGGACTTTCTGAACAAGGTGTCTCGAAAACTGGTGAACGAAAGCCAAGCATTAGTCGTCGAGACTTTGAAAATCAAGAACATGCTCAAGAACCATCATCTCGCCGGCGCCATTGCGGATGCGAGTTGGGGTGAGTTCGTCCGTATGACCGAGTACAAGGCCGAACGTGAGGGACGTTACGTCGTTCACGTCGACACCTACTTTCCGTCATCGAAAACGTGCTCGCAGTGCGGGTACAAACGAGACGAGCTCGATCTGTCGGTTCGATCGTGGACGTGCCCGAAATGCGGTGCACACCTCGACCGCGACGTAAATGCCGCGGTGAACCTGAAGGCGGAGGGCATAAGAATGTTGAGGGCGAACGGGCTGGTCGTCCTTCGCGCGTAA
- the ccmI gene encoding c-type cytochrome biogenesis protein CcmI: MTYEIIFGVLAALMTLFAIAAFGWRLLRGHDDPKREWARTEENVAALRHEYERARERFDAGKMSKDEFEERENELALRVLDETTPEATKRHVENEAMYPLSTLLALLVVIPAMSVGCYLYYGDFSSLDEDAYDQIEAVRAQAEAEKNILDSVARLEAAVAKDPDTLSAWEILADHYNQTGDLERAQAAYEQVIRLDPKNGLAYAELADVLVANQNGELTGKVGEYADKALEIDPWNQKALMIGGAVAFDHADYKKAAMLFKRLQDQFPEGSEVYTAVNHNIEMAKDLGKFTELPKDPVGPKPQKEGMQMMWDAIGQGQPGAQGGMPPGMGGGMGGMGGMSGLPPAMESLPPELTGEKK, from the coding sequence ATGACGTATGAAATCATCTTCGGCGTTCTCGCCGCTCTGATGACGCTCTTTGCGATCGCGGCCTTCGGTTGGCGCCTCTTGCGCGGTCATGACGACCCGAAGCGCGAGTGGGCCCGTACGGAAGAGAACGTGGCGGCGCTTCGACACGAGTACGAACGCGCGCGCGAACGATTCGATGCGGGCAAAATGTCGAAGGACGAATTCGAAGAGCGTGAAAACGAGCTCGCGCTTCGCGTCCTCGACGAAACGACGCCCGAAGCGACGAAGCGTCACGTCGAAAACGAAGCGATGTATCCGCTTTCGACCCTTCTTGCGCTCCTCGTCGTGATTCCGGCGATGTCGGTCGGCTGCTACCTCTACTACGGGGACTTTTCGAGTCTCGACGAGGATGCGTACGACCAGATCGAAGCCGTTCGCGCCCAGGCCGAGGCCGAAAAGAACATTCTCGACTCCGTCGCCCGCCTCGAAGCGGCCGTCGCGAAGGATCCCGACACGCTTTCCGCATGGGAAATCCTCGCCGACCACTACAACCAGACGGGCGACCTCGAACGCGCTCAGGCCGCCTACGAGCAGGTGATCCGACTCGATCCGAAGAACGGCCTCGCCTACGCAGAACTCGCCGACGTGCTCGTTGCGAACCAGAACGGGGAGCTGACGGGCAAAGTGGGCGAATATGCCGACAAGGCCCTCGAGATCGACCCCTGGAACCAGAAGGCCCTGATGATCGGGGGCGCCGTCGCCTTCGACCATGCGGACTACAAGAAGGCCGCGATGCTCTTCAAGCGCCTTCAGGACCAGTTCCCCGAAGGGAGCGAAGTCTATACGGCCGTGAACCACAACATCGAAATGGCGAAGGACCTCGGGAAGTTCACCGAACTCCCGAAGGACCCCGTCGGTCCCAAGCCCCAGAAGGAAGGGATGCAGATGATGTGGGACGCGATCGGTCAGGGTCAGCCCGGCGCTCAGGGCGGCATGCCCCCGGGCATGGGCGGCGGCATGGGAGGCATGGGCGGCATGTCCGGTCTTCCCCCTGCCATGGAGTCGCTTCCTCCCGAACTGACGGGCGAAAAGAAGTAA
- a CDS encoding cytochrome c-type biogenesis protein codes for MTTVRTNATLNRFLAALGVATCLAAGPAFAADAAPQAPAVDASKPLTVSPAATEQEIAASKFADAVPVNNEPVDLDRLKADQSGEALPTEMDPKANPRVYEIAKQLRCLVCANETIAESNTELAIDLRKEVASQVSAGKTDDEIIAFMVERYGDFVLFKPPFKAKTYFLWLGPIVFFALAFWAMVMVARSRRAAAKARLSAATPETLERAKAVLRGELVFFEGEFVPAREAKVSKSI; via the coding sequence ATGACGACTGTTCGAACGAACGCTACCCTCAACCGCTTTCTCGCCGCTTTGGGCGTGGCGACCTGTCTCGCTGCGGGTCCCGCCTTTGCGGCGGATGCCGCGCCTCAGGCACCCGCCGTCGATGCGTCGAAGCCCCTCACGGTTTCGCCCGCCGCGACCGAGCAGGAAATCGCCGCCTCAAAGTTTGCGGATGCGGTTCCCGTCAACAACGAGCCCGTCGACCTCGATCGCCTCAAGGCCGATCAGTCGGGCGAAGCGCTTCCTACCGAAATGGACCCGAAGGCGAACCCCCGGGTCTACGAGATCGCGAAGCAATTGCGGTGCCTCGTCTGCGCCAACGAAACGATCGCGGAATCGAATACCGAGCTCGCGATCGACCTTCGCAAGGAGGTGGCCTCGCAGGTGTCTGCAGGGAAGACCGACGACGAAATCATCGCCTTCATGGTGGAGCGCTACGGGGACTTCGTGCTTTTCAAGCCCCCCTTCAAGGCGAAGACCTACTTCCTCTGGTTGGGGCCGATCGTCTTTTTCGCTCTCGCCTTCTGGGCGATGGTGATGGTGGCGCGCTCCCGCCGTGCGGCGGCCAAAGCCCGACTTTCCGCCGCTACGCCCGAGACGCTTGAACGTGCGAAGGCCGTGCTGCGCGGCGAACTCGTTTTCTTCGAGGGCGAGTTCGTTCCCGCCCGAGAAGCCAAAGTTTCGAAGAGCATTTAA